AGGGCGCGGGCAGTGTCAGCCAGAGCGGTTCGAGCCGAGGCGGCCCGCGACGCTTATGAAACTGCACGCCCAGGCGGCTGCTCTCGCCTACGGTCAGCCCCAGTCGCAACGGCGCGGCAGACGCCGTCGCCGCCTCCCCACGTGGACGCATTACCCAGGCCAACGTCTCGCCACCGCCGGCAGCGACCTGCAGGCGCCGGATCTGCTCGGCCGTGGCCGCTGGCAGCCAGGCCAGCACGGCGCCGCAGCACGCGCTCCTGAGCGCCTGCTCGGCACACCAGAGCATGTCCCGATCCTCGGCACGGGCGCCTTTCGCTGCGCGTACGCCTCGTGCCCCGGACGCCTTTCGCGCCGGCCGCATCACCACGCTGAGCCAGCGCAGATCGATGCCCCACCCCGCCAGCGCCGGCGCATACGGCAGCATCGGCGGTGCAATCACCATCACCGGCTTCCCCGCCTGCGTGAGATCGCGCAAGACCGGTGCCAGCAACCGCCACTCGCCAATGCCAGACCGATCGCTCAGCAACTCCGTCACCGCGCCATGCGGCCACCCGGCGCCAGGCAACTCGGCGTCGAGCGCGGCAAAGCCGGAGCGATGGCCGGCGCGGCGGCAATGCGCCAACTCACTGGCACGCCACAGCCCGGCAGGCAAAGACGAAAGCGGTAGGGCCATGGCGCACCCAAATACTGTATGAATATACAGTATAGCAGTTCGCACGCACTTTACGTGACCCTTGCGGCGGCGTTTCTCTTGCGGCCTGTCACAAGCCCGGCTACCGTTGGCGTCACTCCCAGTTCTCCCACTCCGCCCCATCTTCATGCCGCTGCCGACTACCGCCACTGCCCCGTTCTGTCCCGCCGAAGTCAAAGGCAGTATCGTCATCGACGCCCGCGAATCGCGCTGGACCAAACTCAAGCGCTTTGCCGGCCCGGGGTTGCTCGTCGCCATCGGCTACATGGACCCGGGCAACTGGGCGACGGACATTCAGGCGGGCTCGCAATTCGGTTACTCGCTGCTCTGGGTGGTGGCGCTCTCGAGCCTCGCGGCCATCTTTCTCCAGATGCTCGCCGCGCGGCTCGGACTGGCGGCCGGACGCGATCTCGCCCAGGCGAGCTACGATCGCTACGGACGCACGGGACGCGTCGTGCAATGGATCACCGCCGAAATTTCGATCATCGCCTGCGACATCGCCGAAGTGCTCGGTTGCGCCCTCGCCTTCAAACTGCTGCTGGGCGTGCCACTCGCGTGGGGCATCGTGCTCACCGCGCTCGACACGATGATCGTGCTGGGTCTGCAGGGCAAAGGTTTCCGTCAGATCGAAGCCATCGTGTTCGGGCTCATCGGCACGATGGCTTTCTGCTTCGTCGTGCAGGTCGCGATGGTGCCGCCCGACTGGCATGCCGTGGCTGCCGGCCTCGTCCCCGGCGCGCCAAGCCATGACCGGCGCGACGCCATCGTGCTGGCGCTGGGCATCGTGGGTGCGACGATCATGCCGCACAACCTGTATCTGCACTCGTCGGTCGTACAGACCCGACGCGTGACCGGCGGCAAGCGCGGTCACCTCCATGACACCCTCACGCTGGTACGCATCGACACATGGGTCTCGCTCGTGTTGGCGATGTGCGTGAATGGGGCAATTCTGATTCTTGCGGGTTCGGCCTTTCATGCGAGCGGCCAGACCAACGTCACCGACATCGAGCAGGCCTACCGGCTCATCACGCCGATTGCCGGCAGCGCCGCCGCGTTCCTCTTCGGCATCGCGCTGCTGGCCTCCGGACAGAGCTCGACGCTCACCGGCACCATCGCGGGGCAGGTCATCATGGACGGCTTCCTGCATCTGAAGATCCCGTGCTATCAGCGGCGGCTGATCACGCGCGGCCTGGCGCTCGTGCCCGCGCTGATCGGCGTGCTCTGGCTCGGCGACGGATCGTTGGGCAAGCTGCTCGTGTGGAGTCAGGTGCTGCTCAGCCTGCAACTGCCGTTCGCGGTGTGGCCGCTCATCCGTTCGGTGAGCGATCCACGCATGATGAATGGCAATGCGATCCGATGGCCGGCGCAAGTCGTGGCATGGACGCTCTTCACGGTGATCACCGCCACCAACCTGCTCCTGATCTTCGGCCTCGACTGAGATATGAATGATGTATGAATTGTTGTAGGACTGAGGTATGAATGAGAGGTGACTGATGTACGCGGACGGCGGCACCCCGGTGAAAGTGGCGCCGCCTATGACTTTCCGGAGCATGCGCTACGCCCTCGCAGCGTGCTAACATCAGCACCCCTTACTAGGTCTTACAAGTCAAAGTTCGCAGCATTCCGCAAGGGGATCAGACAACCGCAGCGGGGCGACGTCATCGTGCATCGCCTGCCGGGTCACAACATCTACAGGGGTATCAACGTGCAGAAGAAGTCCAGCATTGCACTGCTCAGCGCCGCCATGCTCGCCGCAGGCGTGCTCGGCGGTTGCGCCACCGAGAGCTCGCGTTCCGTGCAAGTCGCCAAGGTCGAAAGTGCCAGCCGTCCGTATGTCGGTGTACGCACGCCGATCGCAGTCGGCAAGTTCGACAACCGTTCCGCGTACATGCGCGGCGTCTTTTCCGATAACGTCGACCGTCTCGGCAGCCAGGCCAAGACGATCCTGATCACGCATCTGCAGCAGACCCAGCGCTTCAACGTGCTCGACCGCGACAACATGGCCGAGATTCGTCAGGAAGCCGACATCAAGAAAACCCAGCAGACGCTCAAGGGTGCCGACTACGTGATCACCGGCGACGTGGTCGAGTTCGGTCGCAAGGAAGTAGGCGACAAGCAGCTCTTCGGCATTCTCGGCCGCGGCCGCGAGCAGGTCGCCTATGCCAAGGTCAACCTGAACGTGGTCAACATCGCCACGTCGGAAGTCGTCTACTCGAGCGGCGGCGCGGGCGAGTTCGCGCTGTCCAATCGCGAGGTGATCGGCTTCGGCGGCACTGCGGGCTACGACTCCACGCTCAATGGCAAGGTGCTCGACCTCGCCATGCGCGAAGCCGTGAACAACCTGGTCGCCGGCATCGAGAGCGGCGCCTGGACGCCCGGCAAGTAAGCGTCGCCTTCCCCAACATTGCGCATGTCGCAGCGCGTCGGTCATGACGCGCCGGTCCCGCACATCGGGTGCGGAGAGCGGACGCACGCGTCGCGACATGCCCATCAGGATCCCTATCGCCATGAACCGCAAGTTCTCTATCGGCCGTGCCGCCGCGGCGCTCGTCGCCGGCGGTGTGCTGCTCACCGGCTGCGCCACGCCCAACAAGCCGCTCTACGCCTGGGAAAGCTACCAGCCGCAGGTCTACGAATACTTCAAGGGTGAGTCGAAGGAAGCCCAGATCATCGTGCTCGAGCGCGATCTGGAGAAGATGAAGGCCGGCAACAACGCCGCGCCGCCGGGCTATCACGCGCATCTCGGCCTGCTCTACGCATCGGTCGGCAAGCCGGACAAGATGGTCGAGGAATTCCAGACCGAGAAGCAGTTGTTCCCGGAGTCCGCCGGCTATATCGACTTTCTCCTCAAGAACAAGACCCCGGAGGCCAAGCAATGATCGTCCGTCTGTGCAAATGGATCAGCGTCGCGGCGCTGGCTGCCGTCATGACCGGCTGTGCCATGCATCAAGCCAAGCCGTACGACTACACCGCGTTCAAGGAGAGCAAGCCGAAGTCGATTCTCGTGCTGCCGCCGCTCAATGAGTCGCCGGACATCGACGCAACCTACAGCGTGTTCTCGCAGGTCACGGCGCCGCTGGGCGAAGCCGGCTACTACGTGCTGCCAGTGGCACTCGTCGATGAGTCGTTCCGTCAGAACGGTCTGACCGTTGCCGGTGACATCCATCAGGTGAACCCGGCCAAGCTGCGCGAGATCTTCGGCGCCGACGCCGCGCTCTATATCAAGATCACGCAGTACGGCACGAAGTACATGGTGGTCGACAGCGCGACGGTGGTGACGGTGACGGCCGATCTCGTCGATCTGCGCAACGGCGCCAAGCTGTGGAGCGGTGCGGCAAGCGCCTCGAACAACGAAGGCGGCAACAACAGCGGCGGCGGCTTGATCGGCATGCTGGTCACGGCCGCGGTCAAGCAGATCATCAACAGCGTGTCGGACGCCGGTTACACGGTCGCTGGCACGGCTAATGCACGACTGCTGTCCGCCGGCCGCCCCAACGGCATACTCTACGGCCCGCGTTCGCCGAAGTACGGGACGGACTGAGTCCGCCCCAGGCAACGCGCAACGATGTCAGCCGCTGAAGTGCCCTGGGCGACTTAAGCAATTCAGTCGACGTAAACGACAAAGCCCGCCAATAAGGCGGGCCGTTGCGCGAACCGATCCCGGTACAACGAGGATCGGCATCCGGACTTACGGTTGGGCGCCGTCGCACGCCATCACAACGATGACGGGAATCGCCCGATAAGACGATCGACTTGCCTGGCTGCGCCAGCGACGACCGTTCGTCCGGAAGGGACTTGCTTAGTAACCGGCGGTTTCGAGTGCGCGGATACGTTGTTCCAGCTCAATGATGTCCTTCGACTCAGCCAGGAACGCTTCACGACGACGACGCTCAGCAGTTTCAAACCAAGTGTTCACGACTTCAAAAAGGGCGGCAAACATGACGTTTCTCCAGTTCATTAGTGTGCTGCATCGCAGCAGTGCTTCGCATTATATAGGGTTTTCCCGTAAAGGGTTAGTCCTGATGTGCAAAAACACCACAAAATCTGCTAGAGCGTCGCTTCGAATGCAGTCAATTCCAAAATAAACCTATAAAAATCAATAGCCTAAAAAACTTCAAGCGTGCAGCGACACGTGTCTGCGGCACGCTGTCGCAGGGGACGATCAAAAATCGAAGGGATAAAAAAAGCGCCGCTGCTGCGGCGCATCATAGCGATCTCCCAACCTCGGCTGGCCCAGGCGGTGCCGGTTCAAGCGACGCTTCGTAGTATGTGTCGCACTCGGCGCATTACCGTCTCGCGCCGCGTCCGTCGTGCGTCACGTCAACTGGCGATCCCCGCCATTACCTCGGCGGCGCGTGTTCAATCTGAGCGTCGTCATCGGCGGCCGATCCTCCCGCAGCACCGGCGGCCGAAGTCGCCTGTTGCGGTGTCGCACCGGACGTTGCGGCGCCGGTGCATTGCTCAGACGTCGCCGCTCCCGAATGTCCGGTATGGCACGGCAGATCGGCCGCGGCGATGCCCTCGAGAATCGGGCAATCGGGCCGGTCGTCGCCGTGGCAATGCACGGCGAGATGCGAGAGTGTGTCGCGCATCGCGACGAGTTCGCCAATGCGCTGGTTGAGTTCATCGACGTGCGATTGCGCCAGTGCCTTGACCTGTGCGCTCGAGCGGCCGCGATCCTGCCAGAGCGCCAATAGCTGACGAATCTGGTCGATGCCGAAACCCAGCCGCCTCGCCTGACGAATGAAGCGAAGCAGGTGAAGATCCTGTTCGCCATAACGCCGGTAACCCGCCTCGGAGCGAGGGCTCGGAGGCATCAGGCCGATACTTTCGTAGTATCGGATCATCTTGGCCGTTACACCGCTGGCCTGCGCCGCTTGTCCGATGTTCATGGCTGCCTCACTGAGGGGAACGAGGGTTGAACGACGGCGGATACGAACCGTTCATCTTGGCGCGGTCGCCGTCCGACGGCACAAGTCGGGCGCTGATCGGCGCATGATCGGAAATCCGTGACCAAGGGCGCCCGTGCAAAACTTGCGCCCCTTCAATATGAAAGCCGCGTGCGTAGATGCGGTCAAGTCGTAAAAGCGGCAATCCGCTCGGAAAACTGCGGGCGGGACGCCCCGCGCTGTTCTGAAACACTTCAGTCAGCGCCAGCTTTTCCGCCAACAACCGGTCCGCCTGATTACTCCAGTCGTTGAAGTCGCCGGCAATGATCAGTGGAGCATCGCCCGGGATGGCGTCCGCAACGCGCTCCGTGAGCATTTCGAATTGCCGCCGACGACCGGGCCCCGCCAACGACAAATGCACACACAGGCAATGCAACGGCTGCGACAGCCCCGGCACGGCGATCTCACAATGCAACATGCCGCGCTTCTCGAAACTGTATGTCGTGATGTCGTGATTGTCCGATCTGACGATCGGATATCGGCTCAGAATCGCATTGCCATGGTGCCCATGGTCGTAGACGACATTGCGTCCGTACGCGTGATCGCTCCACATGGCACCCGCCAGAAATTCGTGCTGCGGTTGCACCGGCCAGTTGGTGTGCCGCATCGCATGCCGCCGATGCATGCCCTGGACTTCCTGCAGGAAAACCAGATCCGGCGCCAGTCCTTCCAACCCCGCGCGCAATTCGTGAACGCGCAAGCGATTGAACGCGGAAAAGCCCTTGTGGATGTTGTAACTCGCGATATGCAGACTATTCATGTTCGGCAGCATTGACTCCGTGCCGGAAGGCAGACGATACCCACTAAATGGTGTCGCTTTCCGCGATTTTCAAGCCAGAATGATCTGAGCGACGCATCGGACGGTGTCGTCCCGCGCGTCGCCTCGATCATTTCATTATGCGCCGTTCACCTTATGCCCGGGCAAACGGGACGTCGATGCCGATCCCGTATCGGCAGCCACCCCCGTCAGCGCCGATGCAGCGACGGCACCGTCCTGCGAGGGACGCCAGCGACGCAGCAACAACGCGTTGCTTACCACGCTCACGCTGCTCAGCGCCATTGCGGCACCGGCGATCACCGGACTCAACAGCCCGAACGCCGCCAGCGGAATGCCGACCACGTTGTACGCGAACGCCCAGAAGAGGTTCTGACGGATTTTCGACCAGGTGCGTCGCGAGACGTCGATGGCGTCGGCCACGCGTAGCGGATCGCCCCGCATGAGCGTAATACCCGCCGTCTGCATGGCGACATCGGTCCCCGAGCCCATCGCAATGCCGACGTCCGCCGCAGCGAGCGCCGGCGCATCGTTGATGCCGTCTCCGACCATCGCGACCACCGCGCCATCGCGCTTGAGCTGCGCAATCACCTCGGCCTTGTGTTCGGGCAACACGTCGGCGTGGATCTCGTCGAGCCCGAGCGCATCGGCAACAGCGCGTGCACTCCCCGCGTTGTCGCCCGTCACCATCACGCAACGCACGCCCAGCGCGTGCAAGCGTTCGATCGCCGGCCGCGCGGTGGCCTTGAGCGTATCGCCGAATGCCAGCAGCCCCAACAATCGCGCTCCGCCCTCACCACCTTGCGCTGCCGTCTCGACCAGCCAGGATACGGTACGCCCCTCACCCGCGAGTCGAGTCGCCTCCGATGCCAGTGCGCCCTGAGAAACGCCCAACTCTTCGAGCAGGCGCGCATTACCCAACTGCAGCGCATGCGTGCCACGCTTGGCGTCTTCCGCGCCTCCACCAACCTCGCCGCTCACGGCTTCCACAATTTCAATATGCGCGCGCATCCCGCGTCCCGGCAACGCGACAATATCCGACGCTGTCGGGATCGTCGCGGCGAGCCCCGCCGCTTCGGCCGCTGCCGTCACCGCCGTTGCCAGTGGGTGCGAACTGCCCGACTGTACGGCAGCCGCCCAACGCAGCAGCGTATCGGCGCTCGTGCCTTCTGCCGGCAGATGCGCCACGAGACGCGGCTTGCCCTCGGTCAGCGTGCCCGTCTTGTCGAACGCCACGACGTTCACGCGATGCGCCAACTCCAGGGCTTCGGCATCCTTGATGAGGATCCCCTGTCGCGCCGCCGCACCGGTGCCGACCATGATCGCGGCCGGTGTCGCGAGCCCCAGCGCACACGGACACGCGATCACCAGCACCGCCACCGCGTTGAGCAGCGAAGCCTCGAGACCCAACCCCAGCGCCCAGCCGGCGATCACCGTGACGATGGCGATGAGCACCACGACCGGCACGAACACGGCCGCGACACGGTCGACCGCACGCTGAATCGGCGCCTTGCCGGCCTGCGCGTCTTCGACCATGCGGATGATGCGGGCGAGCGCGGTATCGGCGCCGACGGCCGTCGTCTCCACGCGCAGCGTTCCCGCGCCGTTGATCGAACCGCCCACGACCGTATCGCCCTCGTCCTTGTCGATAGGCAGCGGCTCACCGGTCAGCAGCGACTCGTCGAGTTGGCTGGCGCCGTCGCGAATGACCCCGTCGACTGGGACACGTTCGCCTGCACGTACGACGACCCAGTCGCCGACCTTCACCTGGCTCAATGGCACCGTGGTCTCGCTTGCCGCGTCCTTCGGGTCGCGCAACACGCGCGCCGCTTCCGGACGCAGCGCCGCCAACGCGCGAATCGCTTCCACGGTACGGCGTTTCGCGCGCGCTTCGAGCCACTTGCCGAGCAGCACCAGCGTGATCACGACAGCCGCCGCTTCGAAATACAGATGCGGCATGCTGCCCGCAGGCGCACGCCACCATTCGTACAGACTCAGGCCGTAGGCAGCCGATGTGCCCAGCGCCACGAGCAGATCCATATTGCCGCTGCCTGCGCGCACCGCCTTGTAGCCCGCACGATAGAACCGCGCACCGAGCCAGAACTGCACCGGCGTGGCGAGCAGCCACTGCACCCAGGGCGGGGGCATCAGGTGCACGCCGAACGGTTCGAGCAGCATCGGCAGCAACAGCGGCAACGACAGCAGGGCCGCAACCGCCACCGGCCACCACGTCGGCCCTTCGCCGGCCGGCGTCGCCTGCGCGGGATCGGCCACGGGCGAGGCTTCGTAGCCCGCCTTCTCGACCGCCGCGCCGAGCGCCGCCACGTCCACGACGCCGCGTACGCCACGCACTGCCGCGCGCTCCGTCGCCAGATTGACGTTCGCTTCGAGCACGCCCGGCACGTTGCGCAACGCCTTTTCCACGCGTCCCGCACACGACGCGCACGTCATGCCGCCGATGGCCAGCTCGAACGTTTGCTCCGCAACCTGATATCCCGCGTCGTTCACCGCAGCTTCGACAGCGCCAAGCAATGTCGCGGGCGCCACATCGGGCGCGGCTTCCACGGCCGCCGTCTCGGTAGCAAGGTTCACATTGGCGCTGGCTACACCCGGGGCGCGCCGCAGCGCTTTCTCCACGCGCGTCACGCACGACGCACAAGTCATGCCTTCGATACCGACCGACCAATTCTGAGTCATTTAAAGGCCTCCACGAGGACTGTCATCATGCGTCAGAGCTTAGACCTTGCCATGACGGGAAGGTCAAGCCCTCTGCGACAAGACGTCGCAAGAGAGAAACAGCAGGCAGATGATGCCGACGTCGTTACGCTTCACGATACGCCTGCCGGCCGCATCCCGGTTTGGGTGGCGTCCGAACGCTCGGGCGAACGGTCTGAAAAAAGCCCTTGAGCTTCCTGCAATGGGAAGGTCTATGATCGAATTGCTGAATCATCACACCCCGGATTGACGTCAATCCTCCCATCTGCCGGGTAACCGGCCTGTTTCTCAAGGAGAGCAACATGCAAGTGCAAGTCGAAGGTATGAGCTGCGGTCATTGCGTCAAGACCGTGACCCGCGCAATCACGGAGCGCGATGCGAATGCCAAGGTCAACGTCGACCTCGGCGCAGGTCGTGTGGACGTCGAGAGCCGCCTCTCGCCCA
The Pandoraea pulmonicola DNA segment above includes these coding regions:
- a CDS encoding DUF4810 domain-containing protein; this encodes MNRKFSIGRAAAALVAGGVLLTGCATPNKPLYAWESYQPQVYEYFKGESKEAQIIVLERDLEKMKAGNNAAPPGYHAHLGLLYASVGKPDKMVEEFQTEKQLFPESAGYIDFLLKNKTPEAKQ
- a CDS encoding Nramp family divalent metal transporter, whose amino-acid sequence is MPLPTTATAPFCPAEVKGSIVIDARESRWTKLKRFAGPGLLVAIGYMDPGNWATDIQAGSQFGYSLLWVVALSSLAAIFLQMLAARLGLAAGRDLAQASYDRYGRTGRVVQWITAEISIIACDIAEVLGCALAFKLLLGVPLAWGIVLTALDTMIVLGLQGKGFRQIEAIVFGLIGTMAFCFVVQVAMVPPDWHAVAAGLVPGAPSHDRRDAIVLALGIVGATIMPHNLYLHSSVVQTRRVTGGKRGHLHDTLTLVRIDTWVSLVLAMCVNGAILILAGSAFHASGQTNVTDIEQAYRLITPIAGSAAAFLFGIALLASGQSSTLTGTIAGQVIMDGFLHLKIPCYQRRLITRGLALVPALIGVLWLGDGSLGKLLVWSQVLLSLQLPFAVWPLIRSVSDPRMMNGNAIRWPAQVVAWTLFTVITATNLLLIFGLD
- a CDS encoding DUF799 domain-containing protein, with product MIVRLCKWISVAALAAVMTGCAMHQAKPYDYTAFKESKPKSILVLPPLNESPDIDATYSVFSQVTAPLGEAGYYVLPVALVDESFRQNGLTVAGDIHQVNPAKLREIFGADAALYIKITQYGTKYMVVDSATVVTVTADLVDLRNGAKLWSGAASASNNEGGNNSGGGLIGMLVTAAVKQIINSVSDAGYTVAGTANARLLSAGRPNGILYGPRSPKYGTD
- a CDS encoding heavy-metal-associated domain-containing protein — its product is MQVQVEGMSCGHCVKTVTRAITERDANAKVNVDLGAGRVDVESRLSPTEVSAAIADAGYTVKSTSA
- a CDS encoding DUF3563 family protein; amino-acid sequence: MFAALFEVVNTWFETAERRRREAFLAESKDIIELEQRIRALETAGY
- a CDS encoding endonuclease/exonuclease/phosphatase family protein produces the protein MLPNMNSLHIASYNIHKGFSAFNRLRVHELRAGLEGLAPDLVFLQEVQGMHRRHAMRHTNWPVQPQHEFLAGAMWSDHAYGRNVVYDHGHHGNAILSRYPIVRSDNHDITTYSFEKRGMLHCEIAVPGLSQPLHCLCVHLSLAGPGRRRQFEMLTERVADAIPGDAPLIIAGDFNDWSNQADRLLAEKLALTEVFQNSAGRPARSFPSGLPLLRLDRIYARGFHIEGAQVLHGRPWSRISDHAPISARLVPSDGDRAKMNGSYPPSFNPRSPQ
- the imuA gene encoding translesion DNA synthesis-associated protein ImuA, translated to MALPLSSLPAGLWRASELAHCRRAGHRSGFAALDAELPGAGWPHGAVTELLSDRSGIGEWRLLAPVLRDLTQAGKPVMVIAPPMLPYAPALAGWGIDLRWLSVVMRPARKASGARGVRAAKGARAEDRDMLWCAEQALRSACCGAVLAWLPAATAEQIRRLQVAAGGGETLAWVMRPRGEAATASAAPLRLGLTVGESSRLGVQFHKRRGPPRLEPLWLTLPAPYTRASQPVAGAEGQEAPLPVTPDPSGETHRAEPMPSSSFSAVVSGVPHGLLDSPASAVSGARDRVSAYAG
- a CDS encoding CsgG/HfaB family protein translates to MLAAGVLGGCATESSRSVQVAKVESASRPYVGVRTPIAVGKFDNRSAYMRGVFSDNVDRLGSQAKTILITHLQQTQRFNVLDRDNMAEIRQEADIKKTQQTLKGADYVITGDVVEFGRKEVGDKQLFGILGRGREQVAYAKVNLNVVNIATSEVVYSSGGAGEFALSNREVIGFGGTAGYDSTLNGKVLDLAMREAVNNLVAGIESGAWTPGK
- a CDS encoding heavy metal translocating P-type ATPase: MTQNWSVGIEGMTCASCVTRVEKALRRAPGVASANVNLATETAAVEAAPDVAPATLLGAVEAAVNDAGYQVAEQTFELAIGGMTCASCAGRVEKALRNVPGVLEANVNLATERAAVRGVRGVVDVAALGAAVEKAGYEASPVADPAQATPAGEGPTWWPVAVAALLSLPLLLPMLLEPFGVHLMPPPWVQWLLATPVQFWLGARFYRAGYKAVRAGSGNMDLLVALGTSAAYGLSLYEWWRAPAGSMPHLYFEAAAVVITLVLLGKWLEARAKRRTVEAIRALAALRPEAARVLRDPKDAASETTVPLSQVKVGDWVVVRAGERVPVDGVIRDGASQLDESLLTGEPLPIDKDEGDTVVGGSINGAGTLRVETTAVGADTALARIIRMVEDAQAGKAPIQRAVDRVAAVFVPVVVLIAIVTVIAGWALGLGLEASLLNAVAVLVIACPCALGLATPAAIMVGTGAAARQGILIKDAEALELAHRVNVVAFDKTGTLTEGKPRLVAHLPAEGTSADTLLRWAAAVQSGSSHPLATAVTAAAEAAGLAATIPTASDIVALPGRGMRAHIEIVEAVSGEVGGGAEDAKRGTHALQLGNARLLEELGVSQGALASEATRLAGEGRTVSWLVETAAQGGEGGARLLGLLAFGDTLKATARPAIERLHALGVRCVMVTGDNAGSARAVADALGLDEIHADVLPEHKAEVIAQLKRDGAVVAMVGDGINDAPALAAADVGIAMGSGTDVAMQTAGITLMRGDPLRVADAIDVSRRTWSKIRQNLFWAFAYNVVGIPLAAFGLLSPVIAGAAMALSSVSVVSNALLLRRWRPSQDGAVAASALTGVAADTGSASTSRLPGHKVNGA